The Pieris napi chromosome 21, ilPieNapi1.2, whole genome shotgun sequence genome contains a region encoding:
- the LOC125060275 gene encoding uncharacterized protein CG7065-like isoform X1: MDLPDCPPGTEGYEDTVTEIPKKLGLEGTKAEQEFLEHLGTLKIKLEDGSARPMLERKGRDGCGNWIYLCFPCAAQCSGEQVLQLHIAGKRHKMKLAQKNEWPLSIFHEHPYILNEKGAVLRSVSEALKTLKDDEKPTETLDPLEQKYGHYRNLRCHIQDILDDTKAPLIGVEYLVEHPPEESHHEPQYMCTLCYKQGHPRTIVNHLTCYSHRIHYLSKHFPKAHKALLPYRNQKCSRTGQMMVMNRLVQCIEMKYGRMKPVNFQKDEFQRNKDEIGRWIYSGKHFSEADGCTFEEVIDADLISNLTSLENKEPSPPIVAAPSKPKIKIKPIGLPTEQWSDISDDEEFRRNDIKRNVQQAPPEQYYTKKHLDTNSHVLTKERRQRPGNLDFKVKRAKELSLEAETTAKRMLAYHEKNPEKHPLYPEEWKKFWNRRYKELQAEGKDTSKHDFKPEWIKFWTVRMKELHDQELRVAIHEIYRKFSLAIPNNIPSKTEDSRRRSVEKKRSLSPQNRRSSPEFKKIVRQHSPERRISLDRKRSLERRRSLERRRSLERRSSPERRRSPDRRRSPDRRRSQERRRSPERLRRFMERRPFKDTKYKIDRRPIVAVSELRAKERSVSPPPRRSPLRLLRTRSRSPIKRSLHKRSRSPSRSTWHSRGSPLSQRGDLTIASSAARNPSPTPTNVEPSMQTVLISDDELQGGTSPWDSGDSLGSLPDMRSPPSRSRGDSLSSRMSHTRHTSQDYKSLTDSADNIVATLRMLVALEDHLGSMGPKVVDLLAEAIRMEKERANSSEELLDREPAVVLIETAKEKLKGGLQAGLVPAAATSAVRAAVVRAAATLHAADKRTRARQKQESNKPTSSKASIVPVAGVGEVDREEIAQQMAAALIAQGKTDVSSEELAQLVDAVVGMAEAKKREAKLKEHVKTIESNKRMEGSDSAAASALQMLQSAYDDKKASANDLPDAMDGLSDSDLETLLKNFNELSAEEQHSLIAYLKKLEAREPARVERLRQYVSADAEAAAVSESVPMKQPEKVDVKPVAIDSDDDDYTVDELFHSATQKVKEDQIRQEMEIVKKSLENKTPPKAESPKAAPPLFDFAKNISSASDLLALVQASIKSSSTAPPQVADVTPTTSFQPRSFGDLQENVEQRNSQPDFPNQISSFGTPSFNSERNFRDPYNSGNQQNPYQAPNVYNQSQNFNVPLGNQNNFNPEPNNVQFGQNNYEPRGNFNNQGPRHFTNGGKQHNHNFRPRGPQHGNRPQFGNFEQNNFRGRGRGGRGRGRGFY, from the exons ATGGACCTTCCTGATTGTCCACCAGGTACTGAAGGATATGAAGATACTGTAACAGAAATACCAAAAAAACTTGGTTTAGAAGGCACTAAG gCCGAACAGGAGTTTTTGGAGCACTTAGGAACTTTGAAGATCAAGCTAGAAGATGGGTCAGCTCGACCTATGTTGGAGCGGAAAGGGCGCGACGGATGTGGGAATTGGATTTATCTGTGTTTTCCCTGCGCGGCGCAGTGCAGCGGAGAGCAGGTCCTTCAG CTCCACATTGCGGGAAAAAGACATAAGATGAAGCTGGCGCAGAAAAATGAGTGGCCTTTGTCAATATTTCATGAGCATCCTTATATTCTTAATGAAAAAGGAGCCGTGCTTAGAtctg TTTCAGAGGCGCTCAAGACCCTAAAAGATGATGAAAAACCAACGGAAACATTGGACCCGCTGGAACAGAAGTATGGTCATTATAGAAATTTACGATGCCACATACAAGACATTCTTGATGATACGAA GGCTCCGCTGATAGGCGTAGAGTACTTGGTGGAGCACCCGCCTGAGGAATCTCACCACGAGCCGCAGTACATGTGTACGCTTTGCTACAAGCAGGGTCACCCGAGGACGATTGTCAACCATCTGACTTGTTACTCGCATCGGATTCATTATCTC agCAAACATTTCCCAAAAGCGCACAAGGCGTTGCTGCCTTACCGTAATCAGAAGTGCAGTCGCACTGGTCAGATGATGGTCATGAATCGTCTAGTTCAATGCATTGAAATGAAGTATGGACGTATGAAACCCGTGAATTTTCAGAAGGACGAATTTCAACGGAATaa AGATGAAATTGGGCGATGGATATATTCTGGGAAACATTTCTCCGAGGCTGATGGATGTACTTTTGAAGAGGTCATTGACGCTGACCTGATATCCAACTTAACCTCGTTAG AGAACAAAGAGCCTTCGCCGCCCATCGTAGCTGCCCCTTCGAAACCGAAAATTAAG atcAAACCTATTGGTCTACCAACGGAGCAATGGTCGGATATCAGCGATGACGAAGAATTCCGCAGAAATGACATTAAAAG GAATGTACAACAAGCGCCCCCAGAGCAGTATTATACCAAAAAGCATCTCGACACAAACTCGCATGTTTTGACAAAAGAGAGG agacAACGACCAGGCAATTTGGACTTTAAGGTAAAACGCGCAAAGGAATTGAGCTTGGAAGCAGAAACGACAGCAAAGAGAATGCTTGCCTATCACGAGAAGAATCCAGAAAAGCATCCCCTATACCCTGAGGAGTGGAAGAAATTCTGGAATAGACGGTACAAGGAACTGCAGGCTG AGGGAAAAGACACATCGAAGCACGATTTCAAGCCCGAATGGATAAAATTCTGGACGGTGCGTATGAAGGAGCTCCATGACCAAGAACTGCGCGTGGCTATTCATGAGATCTATCGGAAATTCAGTCTTGCCATACCTAATAACATTCCGTCTAAGACGGAG gaTAGCAGACGTCGCTCAGTGGAAAAGAAACGTTCCCTTTCACCGCAGAACAGAAGGAGCTCACCCGAGTTTAAGAAAATAGTCCGGCAACATTCGCCCGAGCGTAGAATATCTCTTGACAGGAAAAGGTCACTCGAAAGGAGAAGGTCACTCGAAAGGAGAAGGTCACTCGAAAGGAGAAGTTCACCCGAAAGGAGAAGGTCACCCGACAGACGACGGTCGCCTGACAGGAGACGTTCACAAGAACGTAGAAGGTCACCCGAACGTTTAAGACGCTTTATGGAAAGACGACCATTTAAGGACACTAAGTACAAAATTGATCGCCGACCTATTGTTGCTGTTTCTGAGCTGAG AGCTAAAGAGCGCTCAGTGTCACCGCCACCTCGTCGTTCGCCTTTGAGATTACTGCGCACGCGCTCTAGGAGCCCGATCAAAAG GTCTTTACATAAAAGGTCGCGAAGCCCCAGTCGCAGTACTTGGCATAGCAGAGGGAGTCCTTTGTCCCAAAGAGGTGACCTCACCATCGCGTCCTCCGCAGCACGGAACCCAAGTCCCACTCCAACGAATGTAGAACCTTCTATGCAGACCGTACTCATCTCGGATGATGAGCTTCAAGg TGGAACGTCTCCATGGGATTCTGGTGATTCGCTCGGCTCATTACCAGATATGCGTTCGCCGCCTTCCCGGTCTAGAGGCGATAGTCTTTCTTCACGCATGTCACACACACGGCATACTAGCCAAGACTACaag AGTTTGACGGATTCAGCAGATAATATAGTGGCGACGTTGCGAATGCTGGTGGCGTTGGAGGACCATCTCGGGAGTATGGGGCCTAAAGTCGTGGACTTATTAGCTGAAGCCATTCGCATGGAGAAG gAAAGAGCGAATTCATCCGAAGAGCTCTTAGACCGAGAGCCCGCAGTGGTCCTAATAGAGACGGCGAAGGAGAAACTGAAGGGAGGTTTGCAGGCTGGGCTGGTCCCAGCTGCTGCGACCTCCGCAGTCAGGGCGGCCGTTGTTCGAGCGGCTGCTACTCTTCATGCTGCTGATAAACGAACCCGGGCTAGGCAAAAG CAAGAAAGCAATAAACCAACGAGTAGCAAAGCAAGTATTGTGCCAGTAGCGGGTGTGGGGGAAGTGGACCGGGAAGAGATCGCCCAACAGATGGCCGCTGCACTCATTGCTCAAGGGAAGACTGATGTCTCTTCGGAAGAGTTAGCTCAACTCGTCGATGCTGTG GTCGGTATGGCCGAGGCGAAGAAAAGGGAGGCAAAACTCAAGGAGCACGTGAAAACCATTGAGTCGAACAAGAGAATGGAAGGGAGCGACTCTGCCGCCGCTTCCGCCTTACAAATGCTTCAGTCTGCTTATGATGATAAGAA gGCATCCGCTAACGACCTCCCGGATGCAATGGACGGCCTCTCCGACTCGGACCTTGAGACTCTACTCAAGAACTTTAACGAACTCTCGGCTGAAGAACAGCACAGCTTAATAGCGTATTTGAAGAAGCTAGAAGCGCGAGAACCTGCAAGAGTTGAGCGTTTGAGACAATATGTCAGCGCAGATGCGGAGGCAGCGGCTGTTTCGGAGTCTGTGCCGATGAAACAACCAGAGAAAGTTGACGTCAAGCCTGTCGCCATCGATAGCGATGACGATGATTACACCGTTGATGAG TTATTCCATTCGGCAACACAAAAAGTCAAAGAAGATCAGATTCGACAAGAGATGGAGATAGTCAAGAAATCGCTAGAAAACAAGACTCCACCGAAAGCGGAGAGTCCAAAGGCGGCCCCTCCCCTTTTCGACTTCGCTAAGAATATTTCTTCTGCCTCAGATCTTCTCGCTCTAGTGCAAGCCTCCATCAAATCCAGTTCGACTGCCCCTCCACAAGTAGCGGATGTCACTCCCACAACTTCATTCCAACCGAGATCCTTCGGAGACCTCCAAGAAAATGTCGAGCAGAGAAATTCGCAGCCCGACTTCCCCAACCAGATATCTTCGTTCGGCACACCCTCGTTCAACTCGGAGCGCAACTTTAGGGATCCCTACAATAGTGGAAATCAGCAGAACCCATATCAAGCTCCAAACGTGTACAACCAATCTCAGAATTTCAATGTTCCTTTAGGCAACCAAAACAACTTTAACCCGGAACCGAATAACGTGCAATTTGGTCAGAATAATTATGAACCTCGTGGGAATTTCAATAATCAGGGTCCTCGACACTTCACCAACGGTGGGAAACAGCACAATCATAATTTTAGGCCGCGGGGTCCGCAACATGGCAATCGGCCTCAATTTGGAAATTTTGAGCAAAATAACTTCAGAGGTCGAGGCAGAGGCGGCAGAGGTCGCGGGAggggtttttattaa
- the LOC125060275 gene encoding uncharacterized protein CG7065-like isoform X2, with protein MDLPDCPPGTEGYEDTVTEIPKKLGLEGTKAEQEFLEHLGTLKIKLEDGSARPMLERKGRDGCGNWIYLCFPCAAQCSGEQVLQLHIAGKRHKMKLAQKNEWPLSIFHEHPYILNEKGAVLRSVSEALKTLKDDEKPTETLDPLEQKYGHYRNLRCHIQDILDDTKAPLIGVEYLVEHPPEESHHEPQYMCTLCYKQGHPRTIVNHLTCYSHRIHYLSKHFPKAHKALLPYRNQKCSRTGQMMVMNRLVQCIEMKYGRMKPVNFQKDEFQRNKDEIGRWIYSGKHFSEADGCTFEEVIDADLISNLTSLENKEPSPPIVAAPSKPKIKIKPIGLPTEQWSDISDDEEFRRNDIKRNVQQAPPEQYYTKKHLDTNSHVLTKERRQRPGNLDFKVKRAKELSLEAETTAKRMLAYHEKNPEKHPLYPEEWKKFWNRRYKELQAEGKDTSKHDFKPEWIKFWTVRMKELHDQELRVAIHEIYRKFSLAIPNNIPSKTEDSRRRSVEKKRSLSPQNRRSSPEFKKIVRQHSPERRISLDRKRSLERRRSLERRRSLERRSSPERRRSPDRRRSPDRRRSQERRRSPERLRRFMERRPFKDTKYKIDRRPIVAVSELRAKERSVSPPPRRSPLRLLRTRSRSPIKRSRSPSRSTWHSRGSPLSQRGDLTIASSAARNPSPTPTNVEPSMQTVLISDDELQGGTSPWDSGDSLGSLPDMRSPPSRSRGDSLSSRMSHTRHTSQDYKSLTDSADNIVATLRMLVALEDHLGSMGPKVVDLLAEAIRMEKERANSSEELLDREPAVVLIETAKEKLKGGLQAGLVPAAATSAVRAAVVRAAATLHAADKRTRARQKQESNKPTSSKASIVPVAGVGEVDREEIAQQMAAALIAQGKTDVSSEELAQLVDAVVGMAEAKKREAKLKEHVKTIESNKRMEGSDSAAASALQMLQSAYDDKKASANDLPDAMDGLSDSDLETLLKNFNELSAEEQHSLIAYLKKLEAREPARVERLRQYVSADAEAAAVSESVPMKQPEKVDVKPVAIDSDDDDYTVDELFHSATQKVKEDQIRQEMEIVKKSLENKTPPKAESPKAAPPLFDFAKNISSASDLLALVQASIKSSSTAPPQVADVTPTTSFQPRSFGDLQENVEQRNSQPDFPNQISSFGTPSFNSERNFRDPYNSGNQQNPYQAPNVYNQSQNFNVPLGNQNNFNPEPNNVQFGQNNYEPRGNFNNQGPRHFTNGGKQHNHNFRPRGPQHGNRPQFGNFEQNNFRGRGRGGRGRGRGFY; from the exons ATGGACCTTCCTGATTGTCCACCAGGTACTGAAGGATATGAAGATACTGTAACAGAAATACCAAAAAAACTTGGTTTAGAAGGCACTAAG gCCGAACAGGAGTTTTTGGAGCACTTAGGAACTTTGAAGATCAAGCTAGAAGATGGGTCAGCTCGACCTATGTTGGAGCGGAAAGGGCGCGACGGATGTGGGAATTGGATTTATCTGTGTTTTCCCTGCGCGGCGCAGTGCAGCGGAGAGCAGGTCCTTCAG CTCCACATTGCGGGAAAAAGACATAAGATGAAGCTGGCGCAGAAAAATGAGTGGCCTTTGTCAATATTTCATGAGCATCCTTATATTCTTAATGAAAAAGGAGCCGTGCTTAGAtctg TTTCAGAGGCGCTCAAGACCCTAAAAGATGATGAAAAACCAACGGAAACATTGGACCCGCTGGAACAGAAGTATGGTCATTATAGAAATTTACGATGCCACATACAAGACATTCTTGATGATACGAA GGCTCCGCTGATAGGCGTAGAGTACTTGGTGGAGCACCCGCCTGAGGAATCTCACCACGAGCCGCAGTACATGTGTACGCTTTGCTACAAGCAGGGTCACCCGAGGACGATTGTCAACCATCTGACTTGTTACTCGCATCGGATTCATTATCTC agCAAACATTTCCCAAAAGCGCACAAGGCGTTGCTGCCTTACCGTAATCAGAAGTGCAGTCGCACTGGTCAGATGATGGTCATGAATCGTCTAGTTCAATGCATTGAAATGAAGTATGGACGTATGAAACCCGTGAATTTTCAGAAGGACGAATTTCAACGGAATaa AGATGAAATTGGGCGATGGATATATTCTGGGAAACATTTCTCCGAGGCTGATGGATGTACTTTTGAAGAGGTCATTGACGCTGACCTGATATCCAACTTAACCTCGTTAG AGAACAAAGAGCCTTCGCCGCCCATCGTAGCTGCCCCTTCGAAACCGAAAATTAAG atcAAACCTATTGGTCTACCAACGGAGCAATGGTCGGATATCAGCGATGACGAAGAATTCCGCAGAAATGACATTAAAAG GAATGTACAACAAGCGCCCCCAGAGCAGTATTATACCAAAAAGCATCTCGACACAAACTCGCATGTTTTGACAAAAGAGAGG agacAACGACCAGGCAATTTGGACTTTAAGGTAAAACGCGCAAAGGAATTGAGCTTGGAAGCAGAAACGACAGCAAAGAGAATGCTTGCCTATCACGAGAAGAATCCAGAAAAGCATCCCCTATACCCTGAGGAGTGGAAGAAATTCTGGAATAGACGGTACAAGGAACTGCAGGCTG AGGGAAAAGACACATCGAAGCACGATTTCAAGCCCGAATGGATAAAATTCTGGACGGTGCGTATGAAGGAGCTCCATGACCAAGAACTGCGCGTGGCTATTCATGAGATCTATCGGAAATTCAGTCTTGCCATACCTAATAACATTCCGTCTAAGACGGAG gaTAGCAGACGTCGCTCAGTGGAAAAGAAACGTTCCCTTTCACCGCAGAACAGAAGGAGCTCACCCGAGTTTAAGAAAATAGTCCGGCAACATTCGCCCGAGCGTAGAATATCTCTTGACAGGAAAAGGTCACTCGAAAGGAGAAGGTCACTCGAAAGGAGAAGGTCACTCGAAAGGAGAAGTTCACCCGAAAGGAGAAGGTCACCCGACAGACGACGGTCGCCTGACAGGAGACGTTCACAAGAACGTAGAAGGTCACCCGAACGTTTAAGACGCTTTATGGAAAGACGACCATTTAAGGACACTAAGTACAAAATTGATCGCCGACCTATTGTTGCTGTTTCTGAGCTGAG AGCTAAAGAGCGCTCAGTGTCACCGCCACCTCGTCGTTCGCCTTTGAGATTACTGCGCACGCGCTCTAGGAGCCCGATCAAAAG GTCGCGAAGCCCCAGTCGCAGTACTTGGCATAGCAGAGGGAGTCCTTTGTCCCAAAGAGGTGACCTCACCATCGCGTCCTCCGCAGCACGGAACCCAAGTCCCACTCCAACGAATGTAGAACCTTCTATGCAGACCGTACTCATCTCGGATGATGAGCTTCAAGg TGGAACGTCTCCATGGGATTCTGGTGATTCGCTCGGCTCATTACCAGATATGCGTTCGCCGCCTTCCCGGTCTAGAGGCGATAGTCTTTCTTCACGCATGTCACACACACGGCATACTAGCCAAGACTACaag AGTTTGACGGATTCAGCAGATAATATAGTGGCGACGTTGCGAATGCTGGTGGCGTTGGAGGACCATCTCGGGAGTATGGGGCCTAAAGTCGTGGACTTATTAGCTGAAGCCATTCGCATGGAGAAG gAAAGAGCGAATTCATCCGAAGAGCTCTTAGACCGAGAGCCCGCAGTGGTCCTAATAGAGACGGCGAAGGAGAAACTGAAGGGAGGTTTGCAGGCTGGGCTGGTCCCAGCTGCTGCGACCTCCGCAGTCAGGGCGGCCGTTGTTCGAGCGGCTGCTACTCTTCATGCTGCTGATAAACGAACCCGGGCTAGGCAAAAG CAAGAAAGCAATAAACCAACGAGTAGCAAAGCAAGTATTGTGCCAGTAGCGGGTGTGGGGGAAGTGGACCGGGAAGAGATCGCCCAACAGATGGCCGCTGCACTCATTGCTCAAGGGAAGACTGATGTCTCTTCGGAAGAGTTAGCTCAACTCGTCGATGCTGTG GTCGGTATGGCCGAGGCGAAGAAAAGGGAGGCAAAACTCAAGGAGCACGTGAAAACCATTGAGTCGAACAAGAGAATGGAAGGGAGCGACTCTGCCGCCGCTTCCGCCTTACAAATGCTTCAGTCTGCTTATGATGATAAGAA gGCATCCGCTAACGACCTCCCGGATGCAATGGACGGCCTCTCCGACTCGGACCTTGAGACTCTACTCAAGAACTTTAACGAACTCTCGGCTGAAGAACAGCACAGCTTAATAGCGTATTTGAAGAAGCTAGAAGCGCGAGAACCTGCAAGAGTTGAGCGTTTGAGACAATATGTCAGCGCAGATGCGGAGGCAGCGGCTGTTTCGGAGTCTGTGCCGATGAAACAACCAGAGAAAGTTGACGTCAAGCCTGTCGCCATCGATAGCGATGACGATGATTACACCGTTGATGAG TTATTCCATTCGGCAACACAAAAAGTCAAAGAAGATCAGATTCGACAAGAGATGGAGATAGTCAAGAAATCGCTAGAAAACAAGACTCCACCGAAAGCGGAGAGTCCAAAGGCGGCCCCTCCCCTTTTCGACTTCGCTAAGAATATTTCTTCTGCCTCAGATCTTCTCGCTCTAGTGCAAGCCTCCATCAAATCCAGTTCGACTGCCCCTCCACAAGTAGCGGATGTCACTCCCACAACTTCATTCCAACCGAGATCCTTCGGAGACCTCCAAGAAAATGTCGAGCAGAGAAATTCGCAGCCCGACTTCCCCAACCAGATATCTTCGTTCGGCACACCCTCGTTCAACTCGGAGCGCAACTTTAGGGATCCCTACAATAGTGGAAATCAGCAGAACCCATATCAAGCTCCAAACGTGTACAACCAATCTCAGAATTTCAATGTTCCTTTAGGCAACCAAAACAACTTTAACCCGGAACCGAATAACGTGCAATTTGGTCAGAATAATTATGAACCTCGTGGGAATTTCAATAATCAGGGTCCTCGACACTTCACCAACGGTGGGAAACAGCACAATCATAATTTTAGGCCGCGGGGTCCGCAACATGGCAATCGGCCTCAATTTGGAAATTTTGAGCAAAATAACTTCAGAGGTCGAGGCAGAGGCGGCAGAGGTCGCGGGAggggtttttattaa